In the genome of Pseudomonadota bacterium, one region contains:
- the lpxB gene encoding lipid-A-disaccharide synthase, which yields MIIAGEASGDIHGSRLVKAMKENNPGLFFFGIGGNLLKENGVKIIRDASTLSVVGITEVISKIFSLIKAIADAKKALKELKPDLLILIDFPDFNLKIAAAAKKLGIPVLYYISPQVWAWRQGRVKKLKKLVNHLAVILPFEKDFFRKHAIPVTYVGHPLLDGEVFTSEYNDNTDIKSIGLLPGSRDKEIAKHLPVMLEAASLIKQRMENIEITVSLASTVERQYVEKIIKEQGFFDKNIIVQGTEKIFKNCSLIIAASGTVTLEAALAAVPMIIIYKVSPVSYLFGKALIKVSNICLVNLIAEKELVPELIQNDATAENIAKEALNMLNNPDELKKMRNELIGIRDILGGAGASGRVADIALAMLQLSKQGSI from the coding sequence ATGATAATTGCAGGAGAAGCATCCGGTGATATTCACGGTTCCCGACTCGTAAAAGCAATGAAGGAAAACAATCCGGGGTTGTTTTTTTTTGGTATCGGAGGGAATTTACTAAAAGAAAATGGGGTGAAAATTATCAGGGATGCCTCAACCCTGTCTGTAGTTGGAATAACCGAAGTTATATCCAAGATATTTTCTCTTATTAAAGCCATAGCCGATGCCAAAAAAGCTCTTAAAGAATTAAAACCCGATCTTCTCATATTAATTGATTTCCCGGATTTTAATCTTAAAATTGCTGCTGCTGCGAAAAAACTTGGCATACCTGTTTTGTATTATATCAGCCCACAGGTTTGGGCATGGAGACAGGGCCGGGTGAAGAAATTGAAGAAGCTTGTAAATCATCTGGCTGTAATACTTCCTTTCGAGAAAGACTTTTTCAGAAAACACGCTATTCCGGTAACATATGTAGGCCACCCATTGCTAGATGGAGAAGTATTTACTTCTGAATACAATGACAATACAGATATTAAATCAATAGGCCTTCTGCCAGGATCACGTGACAAGGAGATTGCAAAACACTTGCCAGTAATGCTTGAGGCTGCTTCATTGATTAAGCAAAGAATGGAAAATATTGAAATAACCGTTTCTCTTGCTTCCACGGTTGAAAGGCAATATGTTGAAAAAATAATAAAGGAGCAAGGGTTTTTTGACAAAAATATTATTGTACAAGGAACCGAAAAAATTTTTAAAAACTGCTCACTTATTATTGCAGCTTCCGGAACAGTCACACTTGAGGCAGCTCTTGCAGCTGTTCCCATGATAATAATTTACAAGGTTTCTCCTGTTAGCTATCTGTTTGGAAAAGCGCTTATTAAGGTTTCAAATATTTGTCTTGTTAATCTTATTGCAGAAAAAGAGCTGGTTCCTGAATTGATACAAAATGATGCAACTGCCGAAAACATTGCGAAAGAAGCATTAAACATGCTTAATAATCCTGATGAACTTAAAAAAATGAGAAACGAACTTATCGGCATCAGAGATATACTTGGAGGCGCCGGAGCTTCAGGGCGAGTGGCTGATATAGCTTTAGCAATGCTGCAATTATCAAAACAAGGGTCAATATAA
- a CDS encoding ABC transporter ATP-binding protein/permease produces the protein MSNKKIFKINIKSRHIEILKLVKESWFTLLLASLCLLVVAGSTAASAYLIKPALDDVFINKDLRMLKLIPIAVILVYFARGLGMYGQEYLMSRVGKGIIMRLRNRLYDHIQDLSLAFFHKETTGTLMSRVLNDVATIRSMVSSLVTTSFKDCFTIAGLVFVIFYQIWDLALFAFIILPLAFYPVVYIGKKVRKVSSKRYISIADISSFLHETFSGNKIVKAFGMENYEKKRFADKTLKLFKLEMKETRAEALSSPIMEFLGGMGIAFVIWYGGSRVISGVYTTGTFVSFLAAVVMLYDPVKKISKLNNQLQQGLAAADRIFDIIEIETEIKEIDNPVKLERKPHNVVFDNVSFKYDDLLVLKNINLNVKPGEIIALVGMSGGGKTSLVNLIPRFYDVAEGSISINGIDIRKISMPSLRDQIAIVTQEPILFNDTVRNNIAYGSWDASDTEIESASKAAYAYDFIQGFPKQFDTSLGELGSRLSGGEKQRMCIARALIKDAPILILDEATSSLDTESERLVQKALENLMKGRTTFIIAHRLSTIGYANRIVVIIGGRIVEEGKHEELMAKEGEYYKLYQTQFGVGETA, from the coding sequence ATGAGCAATAAAAAAATATTTAAAATAAATATCAAATCAAGACATATTGAAATATTAAAACTTGTGAAAGAAAGCTGGTTTACGCTTTTACTGGCATCACTCTGTCTTTTAGTAGTGGCAGGCAGTACTGCAGCTTCGGCATATTTAATAAAGCCGGCATTGGATGATGTCTTTATCAATAAAGATTTACGTATGCTTAAACTAATTCCTATTGCAGTTATTTTAGTATATTTTGCACGTGGTCTTGGTATGTACGGGCAGGAATATCTTATGAGCAGGGTAGGCAAGGGCATCATTATGCGTTTGCGTAACCGGTTGTATGATCATATACAGGATCTTTCTCTTGCTTTTTTCCATAAAGAAACAACCGGAACATTAATGTCCCGCGTTTTAAATGATGTGGCTACGATAAGATCTATGGTTTCTTCTCTTGTTACAACTTCGTTTAAGGATTGTTTTACAATTGCAGGTCTTGTTTTTGTAATATTTTACCAGATCTGGGATCTTGCATTATTTGCTTTTATCATATTGCCGCTCGCATTTTATCCTGTCGTATATATAGGTAAAAAAGTCAGAAAGGTCAGCTCGAAACGCTATATATCAATAGCGGATATCAGCTCTTTCCTTCATGAAACATTTTCCGGAAATAAAATAGTAAAAGCATTCGGAATGGAAAATTATGAAAAAAAACGTTTCGCTGATAAAACGCTTAAACTGTTTAAACTGGAAATGAAAGAAACAAGAGCAGAAGCGCTTTCTTCTCCCATAATGGAGTTTCTTGGAGGAATGGGAATAGCTTTTGTTATATGGTATGGCGGATCAAGGGTTATTTCCGGAGTGTATACAACAGGTACTTTTGTTTCTTTTCTTGCAGCTGTTGTTATGTTGTATGATCCGGTAAAAAAAATAAGCAAGCTTAACAATCAATTGCAACAGGGTTTGGCTGCTGCAGACAGAATATTTGATATCATTGAAATAGAAACTGAAATCAAAGAAATTGACAATCCGGTTAAACTGGAGCGTAAACCCCATAATGTAGTATTTGATAATGTATCTTTCAAATATGATGACCTGTTGGTATTAAAAAATATCAATCTGAATGTTAAGCCCGGAGAAATAATTGCGCTTGTAGGTATGAGCGGGGGGGGCAAAACCTCTCTGGTAAACCTTATCCCAAGATTTTACGATGTTGCCGAAGGATCAATATCTATAAATGGTATTGATATCCGAAAAATTTCAATGCCATCTCTTCGTGACCAGATCGCGATAGTAACACAGGAGCCGATACTTTTTAATGACACCGTTAGAAACAATATTGCCTATGGCAGCTGGGATGCATCCGATACGGAAATAGAATCGGCCTCTAAAGCCGCATATGCATATGATTTTATCCAGGGTTTCCCCAAACAATTTGATACTTCGCTTGGTGAACTTGGTTCACGACTTTCAGGCGGCGAGAAACAGAGAATGTGCATAGCAAGGGCTTTAATAAAAGATGCGCCCATTTTAATTTTAGATGAAGCAACTTCTTCGCTTGATACAGAATCTGAAAGATTGGTTCAAAAAGCGCTTGAAAATCTGATGAAAGGCCGAACCACATTTATTATTGCGCACAGGTTGTCTACAATAGGATATGCAAACAGAATCGTTGTGATCATTGGCGGTCGTATTGTGGAGGAAGGCAAACACGAAGAACTCATGGCTAAAGAAGGTGAGTATTACAAACTATATCAGACGCAGTTCGGTGTCGGCGAAACAGCATGA
- a CDS encoding Gfo/Idh/MocA family oxidoreductase — MKKVRVGVVGTGYLGKFHTEKYFQMSDVELVGVVDIDERQAEKIANGVSAKAYKNYRDLIGKVDAVSIVVPTHAHFSISKDFLENDVDVLIEKPITTTIKEADELISISENKGLIIQVGHLERFNPAVLALKDIVNNPRFIESHRLSTFKGRGTDVSVVLDLMIHDIDIITSLVKSEIKNLHAAGTPIITNQVDIANTRIEFENGCVANVTASRISAKDERKTRLFQRDAYISVDFANHEINIVRKNNDEVNSIIPGMEIKNLCFTKGDALKDELAAFVKSVSSRQEPEVTGQIGRNALKVALSIMEQIDHLKNQLIDQ; from the coding sequence ATGAAAAAAGTGCGGGTAGGTGTTGTAGGCACCGGTTATCTTGGAAAATTTCATACGGAAAAATATTTTCAGATGAGCGATGTCGAGCTTGTGGGAGTAGTTGATATTGATGAACGGCAGGCCGAAAAAATTGCTAATGGCGTAAGTGCAAAAGCTTATAAAAATTATCGTGATCTAATCGGTAAAGTGGATGCTGTGAGTATTGTAGTTCCCACGCATGCGCATTTTTCAATAAGCAAAGATTTTTTGGAAAATGATGTTGATGTACTTATTGAAAAACCCATCACAACAACTATAAAAGAAGCAGATGAGCTGATAAGTATTTCTGAAAACAAAGGACTTATTATACAGGTTGGACATTTGGAGCGTTTTAATCCGGCCGTTCTTGCGCTCAAGGATATAGTCAACAACCCCAGATTTATTGAATCACATCGTCTTAGTACTTTCAAGGGCCGTGGAACCGATGTAAGTGTTGTGCTTGATCTTATGATTCATGATATAGATATTATAACAAGCCTTGTAAAATCGGAAATAAAAAATCTTCATGCCGCCGGAACACCCATTATAACAAATCAGGTTGACATTGCAAACACCAGGATAGAATTTGAAAACGGGTGTGTAGCAAATGTTACAGCAAGCAGAATTTCTGCCAAGGACGAACGGAAAACAAGATTATTTCAGCGTGATGCATATATATCGGTTGATTTTGCAAACCATGAAATAAATATCGTTCGTAAAAACAATGATGAAGTAAACAGCATTATTCCGGGAATGGAGATAAAAAATCTTTGTTTTACAAAAGGCGATGCATTAAAAGACGAGCTGGCAGCTTTTGTTAAGTCTGTGAGCAGTAGACAGGAGCCTGAGGTTACAGGACAGATCGGACGCAATGCCTTAAAGGTTGCGCTAAGTATAATGGAGCAAATCGATCATTTAAAAAATCAATTAATAGATCAATAA
- the lpxI gene encoding UDP-2,3-diacylglucosamine diphosphatase LpxI (LpxI, functionally equivalent to LpxH, replaces it in LPS biosynthesis in a minority of bacteria.) has protein sequence MGRFETGSSGLIVDRLIEKKIGLIAGSGQFPIIFSKIARAKGFLVYAAAFINEADEVLKEHVEKIEWLHLGQVKRLINFFKKNEVKEAVMLGAIKKTRMFSDVRPDIKAIAFMARMKSTHDDGLLSAFAGMLEKEGIIIKSSTFLLPDLLAQEGCWTKRKPTKTEKADIEIGFHIAKEIGRLDIGQCVIVCGGSVLAVEAIDGTDATIKRGGKLGNGDAVIVKVCKPGQDTRFDMPAVGVQTIKTMHESGVKSLAMEAQKAVVFDRQEMIMLADKYGISIVAVLV, from the coding sequence ATGGGACGTTTTGAAACTGGCTCATCAGGATTGATCGTGGATAGATTGATTGAAAAAAAAATTGGACTTATTGCGGGGAGCGGCCAGTTTCCCATAATTTTTTCAAAAATAGCCAGGGCAAAAGGCTTTTTAGTATATGCAGCAGCTTTTATAAATGAGGCGGATGAAGTACTTAAAGAACATGTTGAAAAAATCGAGTGGTTGCATCTTGGCCAGGTGAAGCGACTGATCAATTTCTTTAAAAAGAATGAAGTAAAAGAAGCAGTAATGCTTGGTGCAATAAAAAAAACAAGAATGTTTTCCGATGTAAGGCCGGATATTAAGGCTATAGCATTTATGGCCCGAATGAAAAGCACGCATGATGACGGGTTGTTAAGCGCTTTTGCCGGGATGCTTGAAAAAGAAGGCATCATCATTAAATCGTCCACATTTTTACTTCCTGATCTTCTGGCGCAGGAAGGTTGTTGGACAAAGCGAAAGCCGACAAAAACCGAAAAAGCAGATATTGAAATAGGATTTCATATCGCAAAAGAAATAGGTCGTCTTGATATCGGCCAATGTGTTATTGTTTGCGGAGGGTCGGTTCTTGCTGTTGAGGCTATTGACGGCACGGATGCCACAATAAAAAGAGGCGGAAAACTTGGAAATGGTGATGCTGTTATTGTAAAAGTATGCAAACCGGGTCAAGATACAAGATTTGATATGCCTGCTGTTGGTGTTCAGACTATAAAAACAATGCATGAATCAGGTGTTAAATCTCTTGCCATGGAAGCACAAAAAGCTGTTGTGTTTGATAGACAAGAAATGATCATGCTTGCCGACAAGTATGGGATAAGTATAGTAGCCGTTTTGGTATAA